The Herpetosiphonaceae bacterium sequence CGCAGTTGGGTCAATGGTCTTAACGAGCCGACGAAATACACTCCGATCCGTGTAGGACGCGGCATCTGGCACAAGAATCGCCGGGTTTCGATCCCGTGGGATGAGCCGGAGGGCTACCGCGCGCTGGTCCATGAGTGGGCACACTATGCCCTGGGCTTGCGTGACGAGTATCTTGAAAAGCACGAGGTGATCATTCCACATAATCCTCCCGTTGGACAGCAATCCGGCTATGTGATCACGCGCGCGCCACATACGTTGATCATTCCAAGCATCAGTCTCGCCACCGAGTCGATCATGGGATCATTGGAAGGCACCAGCGAGCTCGTGCCCCAGACCAAAGGGAACAGCGCAGAGCACCGACAGCATATCTGGGCGGAGATCCAGCGCCAGTATCCACGTGTCGACCCGCAGCCGCCTCGACTGGTAGGGCCGCACCGCCTACCAATCGGGCTACCGAGCTTTCCGATCCTCATCGACAACGACGCCGTGGCGTTAAAAACCAATGGAGCACTTCCCCCCGCATCGGAGTACGCGAGCCAAGCTGCACAGCAGATGCTGCTCGACGCCGACGGCGAGCTCGTCATGACTGTGCCGATCAACGTCATGGCCGAGCACTGCTGGGTGTACGTCGTAAAAGGCTCCTTAGACACACCAACGCAGGTTGTCGCCCAGGGAACCCTCGATGCCCGCTCGGTGGGCGATGGCTTCCGGCTGCTCAATGCCAAGCGCGGCGACTACGTCGTGCTGATCGGGAAAGGCTCGGATGAGCGCCCGATTGTGCTCACAGGCGAGATCACCGGCACACAGCGTCCTGATGCCAGCAATGGGCTACCTATGCTCGATCAAGACGAGCAGTACGCCCTTGTGACATGGCATGCCGATCCGGTCACGCCTCAGGATCTACCCCTGGTTGATATGCAGCCCATGCGCATGGCAGACCCGAATGATCAGACGGCGGAGGTTCAGATTCACATCGCCGGGCAACCCCTTCCCGATACCGTCTGGCTGTTTCCCCTCGGCCAGCAGCTCGACGATCCGCGCTTTGACATTAGCCCGACCAGCGACCAAACCGAGTGGCAGAGCGAGCCTTGCACCGTCGCATCGCTGGATGGTCATCTTTATCTGCGCTGGAACGATGAGAAGGACGGGAAGCTTGCGATCTATACGTTTTCGCAAGGCGGCGGCCCGGCCACCCACGTGGCATCGCAGGGCAGCCCGATCACCGCCGGCTCATCCGAGGGCAACGTGATGCTCTTTTTCAAGAACGACGATGCGAGTCAGCGCTACGGCAATGTTCGGGTCGTCACCACGCTGATCCACGATATAGCAGACGCGGCGGACGACGCGGCAACGAAAGAGCGCAGCTACACGTTCAGTATTGCCAGCAATGAGGCGCTGCCAACCCATCTCACGCCGACGCTGATCATGTACTACGACACCCATGCGCTGCGTGATGGCGGCGACCTGCTGATCCATCGGCTCGACGGGACCACCTGGGTTCCAATGCCATCGTATCTGCCGCCGGGCGCTTCCTTCGCGGCGATGCCTTTGAACAAAGACACGGCTCCACAGCTGATCGCTCAAGACGCCACGACACGCATTGAGCGCTTCCGACTCTTCTGGACGCCACGCAATGGTGCAAGCTATGCCAGTACGTCAGCACACAGTACGGACCAGGAACGTTCGCCAACCGTCCAGCAACGAGATTCATCGACACCTGTGCAGGTTTCGTAGAACGTACGCATCAGCATAGCACGCTCGTCAACACACCAGGCCATGCACGACTCACGAGCAAGTGCAAGATTCGCGATGCGCGCTGCCTTTAACCAAAGACGAGCAGCGCATCGCTCAATGATCGGGCTGATCGTGAGGCTGGAAGAGAGTGAGACACTCGATGATCGTTGGTCGGCGCTGAAGGAGCGAGAGGCCGCCGACCGAGCATTGGTTGAGGTGAGCACATGCCAAGGATCGCACTGAGCGCCGGACACCGGAATCAGACCGGCGGCAACCCAATTGAGATGGAATTGGTCGGGCCGATCACCCACGAGCTGGCGGAAAGCTGCCGTGATCACGGCTTCGATGTGCGGGTGGTGACGCCCGACGACGGCGTAGGCACCTTTCCGGGGGGCCTGCGCGAGGTCGCCAAGCAAGTCGTGCAGTGGGCCGACCAGGGCTGGCGCGCCGATATCTTCCTTGAGGTCCACGCCGAGAGCAACGGAAGCGGCGATCTCGGTCGCGGCTGCTTCGCGATCTATCCCGCCGCCGACGGCGATACCGATGTGATCGTCCGCGACAGGCTCGGCCCGATGATCGTGCGAGCACTCCGCGACGAAACCACGATTCCGCTGCGCGGCAGCGGCGTGCTGTCGGAGCGTCAGACGCATGTCTGGACCAAGCACAACGCCCGGCTGGGCATCTTCGAGGTCACGCGGCGCTTGCAGGTGCATTGCCATCGGCTGATCGTTGAGGTGGGCGCGTATAGTTCGCCAGCCGATCTGCGCGTGATGCAGCGTCCCGATTTCGCAGCCAGGGCCGGGCGCGCCATGGCCGAGGCTATCGCGCAATTCCATGATCGGCCCCTGCACCAGGAGCTGCGCTGGTATCGCGTCGCCGTTGATACGGCCCGCACCCGCGAGGGACCGGGTACGCGATTCCGGATCGCGCTGCAAGGCGAGGCGCTGATGCACCGGGATCAGGTCTTCGCCGGGGATGAGGTCGTGGAGGGCGAGCCGGTCAACGGCAATCCGCTGTGGGTCCATCGCGCCGATCATATTGGCTTCATCAGCATGGCGCTCCTGGAAAAAGCGGCATAGCACACCCCTCAGCCGCAAGACCAGCCAGCGCACCGGGCGCGCGATCGGGGCGGAAGACACCCCGATCGCCCCACCGCCCGCGCTGCCTGCCAGCTACACGCCAAGCACCGCCGCGACTCGCCTGAGCGTGTCGATGTGCTCCTGTGGCGAGCGCAGCCCCGCGCTCATCGTGTTGACGCTGAGATGCGTCGCGCCTAGCTCACGCCACGCCTCGACATAGCGCTCCCAGCCGCTCTCCGGCACCTGGCCGATGCTCATGCGCGCCTCGACGCCCACCGCATCCGGCGCGCGGCCAGCCGCCTCGGTGTATGCCCGCAGCCGCTCCAGCGCCGCGCGCGCCCGATCATCGGGTGGGAGCTGCGGAAACCAGCCGTCGGCGATGCGCGCCGTCCGCTCAAGCACCCTGTCGGCGCCGCCGCCGATCCAGATCGGGATCGGACGCTGGAGCGGCAGCGGGTTGATCCCGGCGGCGTCGATCCGATGCCAGCGCCCCTGGAACGTCACCACCGGCTCGGTCCAGAGCCTCCGCAGCACGGCAATCTGCTCCTCGCTGCGCGCGCCGCGATTCCCGAAGTCCTCGTTGAGGCCCTCATACTCCACGGCATTCCAGCCGATGCCGACGCCGAGCCGCAGCCGCCCGCCGCTGAGCAGATCGACCTCCGCCGCCTGCTTGGCGACCAGCGCGGTCTGGCGCTGCGGCAGAATGATCACGCCCGTCACCAGCTCGATCCGAGTGGTCAGCCCGGCAATGTAGCCGAAGAGCACAAACGGCTCGTGAAACGGCGTCTCGCTGGTATACGGCCCGCGCCAGTCCACGCGAGTGGCGGTCGACGCGCCCAGCACATGATCGTACACCAGCAGATGGCGATAGCCGAGATCCTCGACCGCCTGCGCATAATCCCGAATAGCCACGGCATCCGTACCGATCTCAGTTTGCGGAAAGACCACCCCGATTCGCATATGCTCTCCTCGCTTCGAGTTCCAAGTTTCGAGTTCCAGGTTTCAAGTTGCGAGTTCATCGAACGTTGAACGTTGAACGTTGAACTCGCTTTGTTCGCTTGTTCCCTTGTTCTCTGTTCCTGGTGCTCCCTGGCAGCCACCCACGCGCGGCCTGCGGCGCGATCGGCAGTATATCAGGATTCGCCGCATGTACGGTAGAATAGCATCATCACAGCCGCACGATCCTCATGCCGTGGTATCGTGTATAAGCAGGCTGGCAACCGCTCGCCCAATGTCGAGCGCAGCCGCGTCTGGAACCGAATCCAGGTAAAGGAGGCCACCTATGCCGCGATCCAGCCCGATTAGCCGTCGTCTCTTGTGTTTTATCGGCCTGCTGCTGCTTGCCGCCTGCGGCGCGCCAGCAGCCCAGCCCACGACACAGCCGTCCGCCGGGGCATCCGCGCCGCCATCGGCCAGCCCGGCAGGACAATCGCCCGCAGCAGGCGGGACCGCCAGCGCGAAGGAGACGCTGATCTTCGCCGCCGATCTCTCCGATCAGATTTCGCTTGACCCCGCAGTTGTCTATGAGTTTGGCGGCATTCAGGTTGTCGGCAACATCTACGAGACGCTGGTCAGCTTCGATCCCGGCGACTCGATCCTCAAGCCGGTCCTGGCGAAGGAGTGGGAGATCCAGGATAGCGGCGACATGTGGACGATCACGTTCAGCCTGGACCAGAGCGCCAAGTTTGCCAGCGGTCGCCCGGTGACAGCCGACGACGTGATCTACTCGTGGAGCCGCGTGCTGGACCTGAACAAGTCGCCCGCCTTTTTGTTTATCGACATCGCGCAGCTCAAGAAAGAGAACATGCGCGCGGTCGATCCGCAGACGGTCGAGGTCAAGCTGCCCAAGACCGCCAGCCCGCAGGTCTTTCTGTCGATCCTGAGCTTTACGATCGGCGGGATTGTCGATAAGCAGGAGATCATGGCGAACGCCGGCAGCGATATGGGCTCGACCTGGCTTAACGACCACTCCGCCGGGAGCGGCCCGTATGTGCTGGAGCGCTGGGAGCGCGGCACGCAGAACGTGCTGAGCGCCAATCCCAACTACTGGCGGCAGGCGCCCGCGATCAAACGGGTGATCATGCGCAACGTGGGCGAGGCCGCCAACCTTCAGGCGGCGATCGAAACCGGCGATGCCGACATCGTGCAAGACCTGGGGCCGGAGCAGATCAAGGCGCTGGAGAACAATCCCGACGTGCAGATCGTCAAGGCGACCGCGACGACGCTGGTCTATCTTGGGATGAACGCCAAAACGCCGCCGCTTGACAAGGTTGAGATCCGCGAGGCGATCCGCTATGCGATCAACTACGACGAGATCGTCAACAACCTGCTGAGCGGCAACGGCGAAGTCGTGCAGGAGATCATCCCGGCGGGTCTGTTCGGCCATACCGCGAGCAAGCCCTTCAAGCAGGACATCGCCAAGGCGAAAGAGCTGATCGCAAAAGCAGGCGTCGCCGAGGGCACCGAGATCGAGATGCTGGTGACGGCGGCGGCGAACGCGCCCGGCGGCGTCGAGTGGAGCACCCTGGCGGCCAAGCTTCAGAGCGATCTCCAGCAGATCGGGCTGAAGATCACGATCAAGGCGATCCAGCAATCGGAGCTGCTGACGATCTACCGGGCACAGAAAGGGCAGTTGGTGCTGATCCTGTGGGGGCCGGACTTCCCCGATCCCGACGGCAACGTCACGCCGTTCACCAACTATGAGGCCAAGTCGATCGCCTGGCGCAACGCCTGGGAAGCCCCCGACATTGCCAAGCTCAGCCAGCAGGCGGCCCTGGAGCAGGATAGCACCAGGCGCGCCGAGCTGTACAAGCAGATCACCGAGCGCGTGCTGCACGAAGGCCCGTACGCCGTGCTCTACCAGCCGACGCGACCCTTTGGCGTTCGCAAGAATGTCAAAGGCTTCGTCTACGATGCGGTCGATACGCCAGCGGTTTCGTTCTGGCTGCTCAGCAAGGAGTGAAACAGCAAGCAAAGAACAAAGAACAAACCATGCGTGCGTGCTCCGCTGTTCTTTGTTCTTTGTTCCGTTGTTCTACTCAAGCCTATGCTTCGCTACATTATTCGCCGCCTGGCCGGTCTGCTGCTGGTCTTTGTCGGCGTGTCGGTGATCACGTTCACGCTGGCGCAGCTCGTGCCGGTCGATCCCGCCGTGGCTGCGCTGGGCCAGAACGCCCGCGATGAGCAGATCGAGGCGTTTCGGCGGCAGTACGGCCTCGATCGCTCGCCGGTCGAGCAGTACCTCAGCTACGTTGGGCGGCTGCTCCAGGGCGATCTCGGCACCTCGATTCGGACGCGCCGCCCGGTCGCGGAGGACCTGCGCGATTTTCTACCGGCGACGATCGAGCTAGCGCTGGCGGCGATGGTCGTTGCGCTGATCCTGGGGATCGCGCTGGGCATCCTCGCCGCCGTCCGCCGCAACTCGCTGCTGGATGGCGCGGCGCGGGTTTTCGCGCTGGTCGGCGGCGCGCTGCCGATCTTCTTCCTTGGCCTGGTCATGCTAGCGATCTTCTACAGCCGCCTGCGCTGGCTGCCGGGTCCGGGCCGCCTCGACGCGCTGTTGCAGCCGCCGCCGCGCGTCACCGGCATGTACACCGTCGATAGCCTGCTGGCGGGCGACTGGACGCTGCTGCGCAACAGCCTGGAGCATCTGGTCTTACCGGCGGCGACGCTCGGCTACTTCTCGACGGCGGTGCTGCTGCGGATGACGCGCTCGTCGATGCTGGAGGTGCTCGGCCAGGATTATATTCGCACGGCGCGCGCCAAGGGCCTTCACGATCGGGTTGTGCTGCTGCGGCACGCGCTCAAAAACGGCATGATCCCGGTGCTGACGACGATCGGCATTACGTTCGGCAGCCTGCTCTCCGGCGCGGTCCTGACCGAGACGATCTTTGCGTGGCCGGGCCTGGGCCGCTACGCCACGGCATCCGCCACCAGCCTCGACTTTCCGGCGGTCATGGGCGTGACGCTGATCGCCGCGATCGTCTATCCCGTCGTCAACACGCTGGTCGACATCGGCTACCACGCGCTCGATCCGCGCATCCGCGCCGGTTGAAAAGGTGATCCATGACCGTATCCGATAGCCGCCTGCTGCCTGCTTCGGCGGAGGAACTGCCAGCCAGCACACGTCGCCGCGACCTCGTGCGGGCCATGCGCCAGCCTGCGGTGATCGCCGGGATCGTCGTGCTGATCTGCTTCGGCGGCGCGGCCCTGCTCGCGCCCTGGCTCAGCCCCGCCGATCCGCTGGCACAAAACGTCGTCGCCGGGCTGCGCCCGCCCTCAGCCGAGCATCTGCTTGGCACCGACAAGCTCGGACGCGATCTGCTGAGCCGCATGCTGTATGGCGCGCGGATCTCGCTGCTGGTCGGCGTGGCCGTGGTGACGCTCGCCGGGGGGCTGGGGACGCTCCTGGGGCTGGTGGCGGGCTACGCCGGAGGCTGGATCGACGAGGCGCTGATGCGGCTCACCGACATCTTCTTTGCCTTTCCCGCGCTGATCCTGGCGATGGCAATCGCGGGCGCGCTAGGGCCGAGCTTGCAGAACGCGCTGATCGCAATCAGCGTCGTGAGCTGGCCGGTCTACGCGCGGCTGATCCGTGGACAGGTGCTCTCACTCAAGCAGCAGGAGTTCATCCAGGCGGCGCGCACGCTGGGCGTCCCCGAATGGCGCATCATCCTGCGCCACCTGCTGCCCAACACGCTCGCGCCGCTGCTGGTGCAGACGAGCTTCGACATGGGCGCGGCGATTACCGCCGTCGCCGGGCTGTCGTTCATCGGCTTTGGTGCGCAGCCGCCCACGCCGGAGTGGGGCGTGATGATCAGCGAGGGGCGCAACTATATCACCACCCAGTGGTGGCTCTCGACGATCCCGGCCCTGGCGATCCTGCTGGTGGTGGGCGGCTTCAACCTGCTGGGCGACGGCCTGCGCGACGCGCTCGATCCGCGTCTGGAGCGCTGAGCACGATCCGCATGTCGGGTGAGCCATGGAGAGAATTGCACACAAGGTGGTCACCCCT is a genomic window containing:
- a CDS encoding ABC transporter permease; its protein translation is MLRYIIRRLAGLLLVFVGVSVITFTLAQLVPVDPAVAALGQNARDEQIEAFRRQYGLDRSPVEQYLSYVGRLLQGDLGTSIRTRRPVAEDLRDFLPATIELALAAMVVALILGIALGILAAVRRNSLLDGAARVFALVGGALPIFFLGLVMLAIFYSRLRWLPGPGRLDALLQPPPRVTGMYTVDSLLAGDWTLLRNSLEHLVLPAATLGYFSTAVLLRMTRSSMLEVLGQDYIRTARAKGLHDRVVLLRHALKNGMIPVLTTIGITFGSLLSGAVLTETIFAWPGLGRYATASATSLDFPAVMGVTLIAAIVYPVVNTLVDIGYHALDPRIRAG
- a CDS encoding ABC transporter substrate-binding protein, with product MPRSSPISRRLLCFIGLLLLAACGAPAAQPTTQPSAGASAPPSASPAGQSPAAGGTASAKETLIFAADLSDQISLDPAVVYEFGGIQVVGNIYETLVSFDPGDSILKPVLAKEWEIQDSGDMWTITFSLDQSAKFASGRPVTADDVIYSWSRVLDLNKSPAFLFIDIAQLKKENMRAVDPQTVEVKLPKTASPQVFLSILSFTIGGIVDKQEIMANAGSDMGSTWLNDHSAGSGPYVLERWERGTQNVLSANPNYWRQAPAIKRVIMRNVGEAANLQAAIETGDADIVQDLGPEQIKALENNPDVQIVKATATTLVYLGMNAKTPPLDKVEIREAIRYAINYDEIVNNLLSGNGEVVQEIIPAGLFGHTASKPFKQDIAKAKELIAKAGVAEGTEIEMLVTAAANAPGGVEWSTLAAKLQSDLQQIGLKITIKAIQQSELLTIYRAQKGQLVLILWGPDFPDPDGNVTPFTNYEAKSIAWRNAWEAPDIAKLSQQAALEQDSTRRAELYKQITERVLHEGPYAVLYQPTRPFGVRKNVKGFVYDAVDTPAVSFWLLSKE
- the nikC gene encoding nickel transporter permease; amino-acid sequence: MTVSDSRLLPASAEELPASTRRRDLVRAMRQPAVIAGIVVLICFGGAALLAPWLSPADPLAQNVVAGLRPPSAEHLLGTDKLGRDLLSRMLYGARISLLVGVAVVTLAGGLGTLLGLVAGYAGGWIDEALMRLTDIFFAFPALILAMAIAGALGPSLQNALIAISVVSWPVYARLIRGQVLSLKQQEFIQAARTLGVPEWRIILRHLLPNTLAPLLVQTSFDMGAAITAVAGLSFIGFGAQPPTPEWGVMISEGRNYITTQWWLSTIPALAILLVVGGFNLLGDGLRDALDPRLER
- a CDS encoding N-acetylmuramoyl-L-alanine amidase, with protein sequence MPRIALSAGHRNQTGGNPIEMELVGPITHELAESCRDHGFDVRVVTPDDGVGTFPGGLREVAKQVVQWADQGWRADIFLEVHAESNGSGDLGRGCFAIYPAADGDTDVIVRDRLGPMIVRALRDETTIPLRGSGVLSERQTHVWTKHNARLGIFEVTRRLQVHCHRLIVEVGAYSSPADLRVMQRPDFAARAGRAMAEAIAQFHDRPLHQELRWYRVAVDTARTREGPGTRFRIALQGEALMHRDQVFAGDEVVEGEPVNGNPLWVHRADHIGFISMALLEKAA
- a CDS encoding LLM class F420-dependent oxidoreductase, yielding MRIGVVFPQTEIGTDAVAIRDYAQAVEDLGYRHLLVYDHVLGASTATRVDWRGPYTSETPFHEPFVLFGYIAGLTTRIELVTGVIILPQRQTALVAKQAAEVDLLSGGRLRLGVGIGWNAVEYEGLNEDFGNRGARSEEQIAVLRRLWTEPVVTFQGRWHRIDAAGINPLPLQRPIPIWIGGGADRVLERTARIADGWFPQLPPDDRARAALERLRAYTEAAGRAPDAVGVEARMSIGQVPESGWERYVEAWRELGATHLSVNTMSAGLRSPQEHIDTLRRVAAVLGV